CGGGGCACCTCGTCTCCGCCTCGATCCTCTCCGCCGTTTCGGCCGTGGTCGTATCGAAACTGATCTTCCCCGAAACGGAGGCGCCCGCCACCTTGGGCGTTGACGTTGCCCCGCATTACGAGCGGGAATCCTCCGTCATCGAGGCGGTCATCAAGGGGGCGAACGAGGGGGCGCGGATGATCGTCGGGATCGTCGCGCTGCTTCTGGCATTCCTGGGCCTCGTCGCGTTGGCCGACCTGGCGCTGGGCGGGATCGGGAGCCGGATCAACGCGCTGGCGGGCATATCGTTCGACTGGTCGCTGAAAGGGCTGCTGGGGTACATCTTCTACCCGCTGACGCTGGTCATCGGCGTCCCCGTCTCCGACGCCGCGGAAGTGTCCCGGCTGATCGGCGAGCGGACGATCCTGACCGAGGTGAAGGCGTACCAGGACCTGGCCGCCGCGCTGGCCGCCGGCGCCGTCCGCTCCCCGCGCTCCGCGGTGATCGCCGCGTACGCCCTCTGCGGCTTCGCCCACGTCGCGTCGCTGGCGATCTTCGTCGGAGGCACCGCCGCGCTCGTCCCGCACCGCACGAAGGACCTTTCCCGGATCGGCCCGCGCGCCCTGGCGGCCGCCACCCTCGCGTGCCTCATGACCGCCGCCGTGGCGGGGACCTTCTACACCGGAAGCTCGGTTCTGTTCGGAAAATAAGGATATTTCTCCTTCGTTCGGATCGGTTGAGGGAGGATTCCCGCGCCCGGATCGGGCGTAAAATATATGTATATGGATAGGCCGGTCCGGCGCCCCTCGACGAAGTCCCCGGAAAGGAGCGAGGGCATGGGCGGGACCAACGGACGAGGGGAGGACGGCTGAACGGAGGCATGCCATGAGGAAAAATCCCCTTTCCCTGGTGAAGAAGGACACCTCCGCCGTATCCCCGTTCGAGGA
The Thermodesulfobacteriota bacterium genome window above contains:
- a CDS encoding nucleoside transporter C-terminal domain-containing protein, translated to MEGAGLHNLVSLAGIFVLMFLAWLLSTDRRTIHWKAVLGGTALQLLIALFIFVVPAGAKAFLFINDAVVKALDSASAGTRFVFGRLALPPGARGEGGEESLGFILAFQALPAIVFFASLMSALYYAGVMPRLIRFFARIFTRTLGVSGAESLSVSSNIFVGVEANMTVLPHLGGMTRSELCTILSAGMATTASNVLALYVFLLQRQFPAIAGHLVSASILSAVSAVVVSKLIFPETEAPATLGVDVAPHYERESSVIEAVIKGANEGARMIVGIVALLLAFLGLVALADLALGGIGSRINALAGISFDWSLKGLLGYIFYPLTLVIGVPVSDAAEVSRLIGERTILTEVKAYQDLAAALAAGAVRSPRSAVIAAYALCGFAHVASLAIFVGGTAALVPHRTKDLSRIGPRALAAATLACLMTAAVAGTFYTGSSVLFGK